From one Halosimplex rubrum genomic stretch:
- a CDS encoding aminotransferase class IV — MNGDLVPADVATVSVRDRGFMYGDGAFETLRVYGGDPFEWAAHRDRLRRTAETLGFGEAVPDDLRERVDATLAANDLDEAYCKVSVTRGVQPGKLTPDSDVDPTVVVYVAPLGRGGVDGDPVWDGPATVQTVRTRRPPAESLPADAKTHNYLPGILARLELRRAATDDFAADEAVMRTTDDDLAEGATSNLFFVDGGTLKTPSDDLPILPGVTRSAAIELAESEGFSVRTGRYTLDDLRDADEVFLTNSTWEIRPVTSVDGIDVSVGPMTRLLSRLFDERVEREHYGGGATDGDAPTEE; from the coding sequence GTGAACGGAGACCTCGTCCCCGCCGACGTGGCGACCGTCTCCGTCCGCGACCGCGGATTCATGTACGGCGACGGCGCCTTCGAGACCCTGCGCGTGTACGGCGGCGACCCCTTCGAGTGGGCGGCCCACCGCGACCGACTCCGGCGGACCGCCGAGACGCTGGGGTTCGGCGAGGCGGTCCCCGACGATCTGCGCGAGCGTGTCGACGCCACGCTCGCGGCCAACGACCTCGACGAGGCCTACTGCAAGGTGTCGGTGACCCGCGGCGTCCAGCCGGGGAAACTCACGCCCGACTCCGACGTGGACCCGACGGTCGTCGTCTACGTCGCGCCGCTCGGTCGCGGCGGCGTCGACGGCGACCCCGTGTGGGACGGGCCGGCGACGGTCCAGACCGTCCGAACCCGGCGCCCGCCCGCCGAGTCGCTGCCGGCCGACGCCAAGACGCACAACTACCTCCCGGGGATCCTCGCTCGCCTCGAACTCCGGCGGGCCGCCACCGACGACTTCGCCGCCGACGAGGCCGTGATGCGGACGACCGACGACGACCTCGCCGAGGGCGCGACGAGCAATCTCTTCTTCGTCGACGGCGGGACGCTGAAGACCCCCAGTGACGACCTGCCGATCCTCCCCGGCGTGACCCGGTCGGCCGCGATCGAACTGGCCGAATCGGAGGGGTTCTCCGTCCGGACGGGGAGATACACGCTCGACGACCTGCGCGACGCCGACGAGGTGTTTCTCACGAACTCGACGTGGGAGATCCGCCCGGTCACGAGCGTCGACGGCATCGACGTGAGCGTCGGCCCGATGACGCGACTGCTCTCGCGGCTGTTCGACGAGCGCGTCGAGCGCGAACACTACGGTGGCGGAGCCACCGACGGCGACGCGCCCACCGAGGAGTAG